From one Sandaracinaceae bacterium genomic stretch:
- a CDS encoding OmpA family protein, which translates to MNRAWFARALAALFSMALMAAAGRASAQRRFDPQLFHPSLSQRSNAAGVSSADLLENGSFELGLLAHYDARPLVMRSVDGSRLYAIIDQQASLHLLGAVGIAGRLELGLDIPVIVMQRGDTIPTLPNFDVGAPGAGAGPGDARLGLKLRLFNTHTDASPGGAAMALVVEGFFPTGEQDDYQGEGFRVSSRLVVDGVTTTGHRVSLSAGYTYRSDLETAGLSVGGTVDWGLAIQFRSRYVHVVPEVRGSIVVAADDFSYEEAPTEAMLNFRFLPIEQVMIQAGGGVGLFQGFGAPDYRILFSLSYMRVPDRDRDGDGILNRVDACPEVPEDADGFEDEDGCPDLDNDQDGIEDEPDECPNDPEDADGFEDEDGCADPDNDQDGVPDPDDGCPLEREDRDSFQDEDGCPDRDNDGDGIQDISDQCANEPEDQDGFQDTDGCPDPDNDQDRILDGVDRCPNEAEDYNGVEDEDGCPEVDTDGDGLLDPHDACPHEPEDRDRFQDEDGCPDLDNDGDGIPDTADRCPMQPEVVNGFEDTDGCPDQTVIHVTCASIEIRDHIHFESNRAVIQHRSFDLLNQLAGVIVSRPDLRRVSIEGHTDSRGRDRHNLVLSQQRAASVREYLIQHGVAPERLQSEGYGETRPIDDNNTPVGRAANRRVEFVILEQDGCRDN; encoded by the coding sequence GTGAATCGCGCTTGGTTCGCGCGGGCCCTCGCGGCCCTGTTTTCCATGGCGCTCATGGCGGCGGCGGGGAGGGCGTCCGCACAGCGGCGCTTCGATCCGCAGCTGTTCCATCCCTCCCTCTCGCAGCGCAGCAACGCCGCCGGGGTCTCGTCCGCCGACCTGCTCGAGAACGGCTCGTTCGAGCTCGGGCTGCTCGCGCACTACGACGCGCGCCCGCTCGTCATGCGCAGCGTCGACGGGTCGCGCCTGTACGCCATCATCGACCAGCAGGCGAGCTTGCACCTGCTCGGCGCGGTGGGGATCGCGGGTCGGCTCGAGCTCGGGCTCGACATCCCCGTCATCGTCATGCAGCGCGGCGACACCATCCCGACGTTGCCCAACTTCGACGTCGGCGCACCCGGCGCGGGGGCGGGGCCGGGCGACGCGCGCCTGGGGCTCAAGCTGCGCCTGTTCAACACGCACACCGATGCCTCACCAGGAGGCGCCGCCATGGCGCTGGTGGTGGAGGGCTTCTTCCCGACCGGCGAGCAGGACGACTACCAGGGCGAGGGCTTCCGCGTCTCGTCGCGCTTGGTCGTGGATGGCGTGACGACCACGGGTCACCGCGTGTCGCTCAGCGCGGGCTACACCTACCGCAGCGACCTCGAGACCGCTGGGCTGAGCGTGGGCGGCACGGTGGACTGGGGCCTCGCCATCCAGTTCCGCAGCCGCTACGTGCACGTCGTGCCGGAGGTGCGCGGCAGCATCGTGGTGGCGGCCGACGACTTCAGCTACGAGGAGGCGCCCACCGAGGCGATGCTCAACTTCCGCTTCCTGCCCATCGAGCAGGTGATGATCCAAGCAGGCGGCGGCGTGGGCTTGTTTCAGGGCTTCGGCGCCCCGGACTACCGCATCCTGTTCAGCCTGAGCTACATGCGCGTGCCCGACCGCGACCGCGACGGCGACGGCATCCTCAACCGCGTCGACGCGTGCCCCGAGGTGCCCGAGGACGCAGACGGCTTCGAGGACGAGGACGGCTGCCCCGACCTCGATAACGACCAGGACGGCATCGAAGACGAGCCCGACGAGTGCCCGAACGACCCGGAGGACGCGGACGGCTTCGAGGACGAGGACGGCTGCGCCGACCCCGACAACGACCAGGACGGAGTGCCGGACCCCGACGACGGCTGCCCGCTCGAGCGGGAGGACCGCGACAGCTTCCAGGACGAAGACGGGTGCCCCGACCGCGACAACGACGGCGACGGCATCCAGGACATCTCCGACCAGTGCGCCAACGAGCCGGAGGACCAGGACGGGTTCCAGGACACCGACGGCTGCCCCGACCCGGACAACGACCAGGACCGCATCCTCGACGGCGTTGATCGCTGCCCGAACGAGGCGGAAGACTACAACGGGGTCGAGGACGAGGATGGCTGCCCCGAGGTCGACACGGACGGGGACGGCCTGCTCGACCCCCACGACGCGTGCCCGCACGAGCCCGAGGACCGCGACCGCTTCCAGGACGAAGACGGCTGTCCCGACCTCGACAACGACGGGGACGGCATCCCGGACACGGCCGACCGCTGCCCCATGCAGCCCGAGGTGGTGAACGGCTTCGAGGACACGGACGGCTGCCCAGACCAGACGGTCATCCACGTGACGTGTGCGTCGATCGAGATCCGCGACCACATCCACTTCGAGAGCAACCGCGCGGTCATTCAGCACCGCTCCTTCGACCTGCTGAACCAGCTGGCCGGGGTGATCGTGTCTCGGCCCGACCTGCGCCGGGTGAGCATCGAGGGGCACACTGACTCGCGCGGGCGTGACCGCCACAACCTCGTGCTGTCGCAGCAGCGCGCCGCGTCGGTGCGGGAGTACCTCATCCAGCACGGCGTGGCCCCCGAGCGGCTGCAGTCCGAGGGCTACGGCGAGACGCGACCCATCGACGACAACAACACCCCGGTAGGGCGCGCGGCCAACCGCCGCGTGGAGTTCGTCATCCTCGAGCAGGATGGCTGCCGGGACAACTGA